The sequence TTTGCGTTCCGATGGTCGGGGCAACGGCAGCGGAGTTGAAAGAAGAAGCTGAAGCGCTAAAATCACTGGATCTCGATGTAGTGGAATGGCGGGTAGATTTCTTCGATCAGGTCGAAAATATTGAAGCAGTCAAAGCGGCGCTTGCCGACATCCGTAATATAATCCCGGATCTCCCGCTCGTCTTTACATTCCGCAGCGCCAAAGAAGGCGGGGAAAAGGAGATTGCCACGGAATATTATGAAGAACTGAACCGGGCGGCCGCCGCAACGGGTCTGGCCGATATTATCGACGTCGAGCTGTTTACCGGGGACGATACTGTAAAATCGCTTGTGGATTATGCGCATCAGCAGGGCGCCTATGTCATTATTTCCAATCATGATTTCCATAAAACGCCGCCTAAAGCGGAGATCGTTTCGCGCCTGGAAAAGGCTCGGGAGCTTGGCGGAGATTTGCCTAAGATTGCATTAATGCCGGCTGACGCCGGGGATGTGCTAACTCTGATTGAAGCAACTTATGCAATGAAGGAAAAATACCCGGATTGCCCGGTTATAACGATGTCGATGGCGGGAAAAGGCATGATCAGCCGGATTGCCGGAGAGGTATTCGGCTCCGCTCTAACCTTCGGATCGGCGAAAAAGGCGTCGGCGCCGGGACAGATTCCGGTGTCCGAGCTGCGTACTGCTCTGGAACTGGTGCACCGCAGCCTCTAATCCGGGAGGGCGGGAATCCTTACACCTGAAAAGAACCCATTATCCGTTAAAAAGGTAATGGGTTCTTGCATTTTCTCAGGCAACCACCGCTAGCTATACAGCTCCCAGCCGAGCTTTAGCGTATCGATGATGTGATCCGCTATTTCTTCGGGGTCGAGCGAGTCGGTAGAGACTTTGGAATGATTGGTTTCGTAAATGGCCTGCCGGCTGTAGAACAGCTTCTCGATCTCCTCCAGCGTCTTGTTCTGCAGCACCGGGCGGCTGTCTATGATGAGCTGCAGCCGGTCTTTCCAGGAATCCCAGCTTAAATCGAGATAAAAGACGATGGAGTTGGCCAGGCAGACCTGCTTGATTTCCTCTTGGAGAAAGGAACCCCCGCCCAGAGAAATAATCTTCAGCCGGGTGGTGGTGCACAGCTTAATAATAAATTCTTTTTCCATTTGTCTGAAGGCTTTTTCACCCATCGATTCAAAGATCTTTGATACCGGCATGCCGTGAAGCTTCTCGATTTCCTGATCTATATCGATAAAATCGCGGTACAGCTTGTCGGAGAGATGTCGTCCGATTGTCGTTTTGCCGACGCCCATGAAGCCGATAAGCACAATATTCTTTTCCCGTAAAGGTATATCATTATTGATTTGCAAGCCCATTCATTCCACTCCTTACTGCACGGAAGCTGATAACTTTTACATGAACTGCCGCTTTAAATGAATAAATTCATTATAAGGTCCACAGAAACTTACAGCAAGACAATGTGAATTTGTTCACCAACCGGTCGCTGAAAAAGAGAGGCGCGAAGGGTACCCCTCGCGCCTCTCATGCACGGTGGAATCATTTAGTTTCGCTTTGCTGTGTAGATGAGTACGGCGTCTCTAAGGAACATGGCAAGGCCCGGCTTATGCTTATCATAGTATGCGGTGAAGCGTTCGTCGTCGACGTACATCTGCGCGACTCCGGCATGTGCTTCAGGAGAATAGTTGCCCCAGTGCGAAGTCAGCCACTGCCGGTGAAGATCGGCGGCATGCTGTGCCGGTTCGCCGGCAGGGTCGCCGGTCTTCATGCCTTCCTCAAGCGCAGCGAACATCTCCTGCTCCGCCTGTTGAACAGCTTTGAATTGTTCCTCCGTCATATTGAGCAGCTGTTTGTTGGAACGGTCAACGGCTTCGTCGCCGTATTTCTCGCGCACTTCCTTGCCATAGGCCTGCTCGTTATCGTCAATCAGCTTTTGCTTGAAGCCTGCAAATTTCTCGGTATCGCTCATTGAAATCCTTCCTTCCTTATCGGCCAGCGTCTTCTCCACATTCGAGATCAGCAGGTCGAGTTGTTTTCTTTTCTCCAGCAGCATGCCATGATGCTCCCTCAGCGCTTTCGTTCCGTCGAATGAGGGCGAGGTTACGATTGCCTTGATGTTCTCCAGACTGAGGCCCAGCTCGCGGTAAAATAAAATCTGCTGCAGCAGATCGACCTCGGGCCGGCCATAGATGCGGTAGCCGGAGGAGTTAATTCGGGCCGGTTTCAAAATCCCGAACTCATCGTAATAACGCAGCGTGCGCGCGCTGATTCCCGCAAGTGATGCGAGCTTTTGCACTGTGTATTCCGTGGGTGGCACCTCCTCACAAGCTCAATGTACACCTTTACGCAGCGTCAATGTCAAACACTTTTATAGTGCAGGAGTATAGGGCAGGAGAAAAACCCTTGCTGGAGCAAGGGCTATGACGGAAAGGAAGGGCTGGAATCCGCGTTTAGCCTTCGGTTTTCGGATTTACCCGAGCGGGGCGGGCGGGGAAAGCGCCAGGGGCAGGCATCTTCTCAAGCTCTGCGGCAAAATAGCACTGAAGCTCCTCGACCTTGCGCGGGTCGTCGAGCGGAATTTTTCCGGCAAAATAATGCTCTACAACCAGTTCCCAGGTAGGGATGATTTTTTGTGACAGTATCGCTTTGATCGCGATCTTGACCGTCTTGCGCTCCCGGGCGTTGGAGAAGGTATCTTTGTAATATTTCACCTGATCCAGATCAAGCTCGCCGTAGAGTGCGCGGAAAATGTCCGACGTCATGCGCGCATCGCCGAGCGCACGGTGGGCGGAGCCGGCGGATTCAAGGCCGAGAAGCTCCATAGAGCCCTCCACGCTGATATCATTCTTCAGTCCCCGGGCGCGCAAGAGACCTTTCAGCAGATCGTAGTAAGGCGTCTTCATCCAGTAGGTGTCGTCCATCTTATGCATGCGGGTATCCTGGATAATGCGCTTCATATCCTCACCGCCCCAGGTCAGCAGCAGCACACCGTCCGGGCTTTGGTCCAGCCAGCGCCGGAAGGCGGAAATGACTTTGGGAAAACGGGGGGCGATATCGATTTCTTCCTGCGGGATGCCCGTTTTTTTCTTTATGAATGAATTTAGAGTGGCAA is a genomic window of Paenibacillus durus ATCC 35681 containing:
- a CDS encoding MerR family transcriptional regulator encodes the protein MQKLASLAGISARTLRYYDEFGILKPARINSSGYRIYGRPEVDLLQQILFYRELGLSLENIKAIVTSPSFDGTKALREHHGMLLEKRKQLDLLISNVEKTLADKEGRISMSDTEKFAGFKQKLIDDNEQAYGKEVREKYGDEAVDRSNKQLLNMTEEQFKAVQQAEQEMFAALEEGMKTGDPAGEPAQHAADLHRQWLTSHWGNYSPEAHAGVAQMYVDDERFTAYYDKHKPGLAMFLRDAVLIYTAKRN
- a CDS encoding 3'-5' exonuclease, which encodes MDYIILDIEFNGRKFASEHPMEVIEIGAVRLDASLRPVDEFTSLIRPVYFATLNSFIKKKTGIPQEEIDIAPRFPKVISAFRRWLDQSPDGVLLLTWGGEDMKRIIQDTRMHKMDDTYWMKTPYYDLLKGLLRARGLKNDISVEGSMELLGLESAGSAHRALGDARMTSDIFRALYGELDLDQVKYYKDTFSNARERKTVKIAIKAILSQKIIPTWELVVEHYFAGKIPLDDPRKVEELQCYFAAELEKMPAPGAFPARPARVNPKTEG
- a CDS encoding shikimate kinase, whose translation is MQINNDIPLREKNIVLIGFMGVGKTTIGRHLSDKLYRDFIDIDQEIEKLHGMPVSKIFESMGEKAFRQMEKEFIIKLCTTTRLKIISLGGGSFLQEEIKQVCLANSIVFYLDLSWDSWKDRLQLIIDSRPVLQNKTLEEIEKLFYSRQAIYETNHSKVSTDSLDPEEIADHIIDTLKLGWELYS
- the aroD gene encoding type I 3-dehydroquinate dehydratase, which gives rise to MTGTVKVKQVIIGEGMPKICVPMVGATAAELKEEAEALKSLDLDVVEWRVDFFDQVENIEAVKAALADIRNIIPDLPLVFTFRSAKEGGEKEIATEYYEELNRAAAATGLADIIDVELFTGDDTVKSLVDYAHQQGAYVIISNHDFHKTPPKAEIVSRLEKARELGGDLPKIALMPADAGDVLTLIEATYAMKEKYPDCPVITMSMAGKGMISRIAGEVFGSALTFGSAKKASAPGQIPVSELRTALELVHRSL